The Triplophysa dalaica isolate WHDGS20190420 chromosome 14, ASM1584641v1, whole genome shotgun sequence DNA window TACTTATTCCCCATAGGGTGCCTGCACTTTAGAGTACAGCAGTACATACAACACAGGTGTCTATGGATTTGAGCTGGTTCTGGAGGATTTCCCAAAAAAACACACCACTCTCGCCTACTCTGATGGCTCGCGGTCTTACAGGTGCCCTCTAGGGAGTGCAAGGAAAAAACGGTCAGTATATTACACAACGTCATACCCGACCAGCGCAACTTCAACAATCCCATACTGGTGGTGGTGGTATCACCAGCAAACTACCACTTTACCACCTACAACTACTGAACCACCTACAACTACTGAACTAACTACAACTACCGAAGCATCTACGACTACCCCGTGGTGGTGGCATTTACAACAAACTACCACGCTACCGACAACTACCCCTTGGTGGTGGAATCATCAACAAAATAATGTTGCTACAACTACACCATCATGGTGGTGGTGGCAGAACCAACAAAATACCATGCCACCAACGCCTGTCCCATGGTGGTGGTGGTTCTATAACCAACAACCTACCACACCTCCAATGACAACCCCAGCGTGGTATTGGCCGCAGACCACAACGTCACATCAACGTTCTTACGAACCGTTAAGCAAGATCCCACTACAATTTAGTTTTCTTGGTAAGGTCATCTCTGTAATTTAATGGATTTTAATATGGGTTTTAACTTAAGTGTGTCGTTTACAAACCTTTGTTTGGATATCATTTTAGTTGACCCACCTGCTCCTTCATGCACTGAGGGACTCTACATTCCTCACTTTTTGTCCCCTACGCCccaaaatggagaaaaaatccATGCCGCACCACTCCGTGAACTTGAAATTCGGGTTAAGGCCACAGCAGCTTATACCACGTAAGCACTCAAAATATTCACAACATTTCATAGGCTTAGTTATACACACCGTTGCATTGTAttgcataaaacaaacaattatttagaaaaacaacatttgaaatgaaaaaataatgaaaggaAATAATTTAGCTTAGTTTTATAAAGTAACACTGCTTACGTGGCGGTTTAACAGTTTATTGATCCCCTTAATTCACTAATGcgaatgtttttaatatgtgctgttttaatatgtGCTGTTCATATGTGCCCAGGGTCCATGATGTCATCATTAGTGGCCCCCTGAACATAACTAAGCATGCTTTGAGCACTGGAGAGTACGCCATCAGATGGACACCAATGAGGGATGACCTTGGAGAAAGTTTTCCCATATGTTTCATCGCTGAGGCCTCAGATGGGTGGGCATAGTATTTATACTCATTTGTTTTAGACACTGCCAGCAACCCTTAAAGTTAACTCTTCCTACCTATTTCCAGAGCGAACATCTATCAGTCTGATATGAAATGCATCATTGTCAACGTTGGACGTCACAACGGTTTGTTATAAAATTCAGATTAATCACTTTTATTGAATTCTTTATCAGTGTCAAGCAGAGCTCCTACATGTATCACAAACAATTCAAAATGGTCGATTCATTCTTGATTGCTTGTATTCACAGTAAATGCACACGTGACCTGCACTGGAACCAACATGGTGGTTGAAATCGAGCAGCAACACTCTATTGGCCTCCACAAGGACTTTCTGCGACTCAACGATCCAGCCTGTACCTTGAACTCAAACGACACTCACGTTTCAGCAAACATTTCCCTCAACGCTTGTGGTACCCTGATCGAGGCAAATCTTTCTCCCTTTTTTTTTGGACAAGTTGAAAAGTATTTGCATTTTCCTCcattgaaacaaaataaaatcccCAATATGATTCTTTTCACAGGAAGATGAACGCtatatcattttcaaaaacgAAATTGTCTCAACCGACGACCTTCACAGCATCATTACGAGAAAACATGAGGTGGAGATTGAGTTCTCCTGTCGTTATGAGAAGAGCAACAACATTTCAATGGAGTTCACTGCGAGGAGAAACATATACACCGTTACAGAGAAAGGCTTCGGTACCCTTACGTACAATTTCGGACTCTTCCCAACGGCAGACTACACCGCAATGATGAACTCCTATCCGGCAGAATTTGATCTTGGGGATAGGATCTACATGCAGATTGAATCCCAGTCTACCATCAACGACACCGAGCTTTTTGTCGAGTCGTGTGTTGCGACACCATACAATGACCCCAGCTACCCAACGCCCTATACAATCATTCAAAATGGGTAAGAACAGGTCACCAAGAAACACAGCCGCAAATAAATTCACATACATTGGAGCCTGTAAGCTTTTCTGTATCGTGTTTCGTGATTGGCAGTCCAttcattgtttttcttcagGTGTGCCTTGGATGGAACGGTAGAGTTCTACACAAGCCATGAGCCAACTGTCCGCTTTAGTTTGGAAGCCTTCAAATTTATTGGCCTTCATGATCAGGTAAATTAAACGAACTTAAATCCTACAAAGATTTTTACATGTCTGTCAGCAGAAAACCTTATGCATTCCTCTCTTCTCTTAAGGTGTTCATCAGCTGTTCAGTAATCCTATGTGAGGCATACAATCCCTTCACCCGCTGTTCTCAGGGCTGCACGAACAGCACCGTCAGTCCACCATCCCACCATCATCACAGAAGAGAGGCTGCAATCGAGACCGCCAGTCACCTAATCTCTCAGGGACCCCTGCGACTGAAGAGGAGCGTGGAGCGTGAAGGTAACGATTTTggatactttatttaaaaaggaaGTAATCACTCTGTATTTGCTAAAAGTAAGTGGACACACTTTTAAATGCAAAGACAACTGGCAATATGGCTGACGTTTCATACTACCAATACTACACAACACATTAACTGATTCCTTTGTTGTTTCCAGTGACCTCTACAGCTTTGAACCTGAATCTTGTTTTCATTGCTGGTTGTCTCCTGGCAGCGGTTGGCATGGTGTGTGGTGTTCTTATCTACAGAACCAGACGACCACAGATCAAATATCAGCCTCTTCAATCGAGTGAAATTTAGATCCTCTCAGACTCCTCTTAGTAATCATGTCTTTGCTTTCTCAGGGTAGatctttgcttttaaaaatgtttaaagatttCTGTCAAATTATTGTCTATGAATGCATGTTATGGGAACTTTATATATGTACAATGCAGATCCTTCTAAATTCTTTCTATggaattattttaattgctaatgacaataaaaattacagaatctaagcatctgattggttgaacaGCACACACCCTCAGTGTACAAGTGgaattagaaataaaaatcaacagTTTAGCCTATCAATAGTGGTTTACTGATACAAACCTCATACCTCAACAGtatggggcggtttcccagaaagggataagactagtcccagactaattgAAATTTTAGATTTGtcaaaaacaacttgcactggtCTTAAACTATATCATcagtgcaattgttttgtctcaagatgcacagtaatgttttttgtaagctTTGTAaacgacttaaatatcctaatttaactaatgccatagtcctggtttaaactacaTGAAGCTTCAGGGTCATCTTCCTTGCAGTTAGGCCTATAATAAAGGTACATTTGACTCACCCCATCACCTGTATGTGACTTAAACCTAAATACCAAACCTTAAAGCTTATTCTTGTGTTATTTTACCGCTTTTTCAAATTGTGAGCCGAATGTTTCCAAAATTCGTCTTACCTCAGAATTCCCGCGTCCTGCAGTCAGACTCGCGCGCGCCTTGTTTACTAGTGTCAGAATCTTGTGCGCCCAAAGCTGTTGGCCAGTTCATGaacttgtgttgttttgttttattttagttgtatAAAATGAGTGCCATGCCATGTTTTTACGAGCCGTGGAAGGGACgttggtgaaaataaaaaacagaagacTTTCTCGTGCTCAAGAGAACCTTTTTGCGTGCTCACGAGTT harbors:
- the LOC130436054 gene encoding uncharacterized protein LOC130436054; its protein translation is MMSSIVVLNLLLLVSIASAGHYYGGSLTFTTKGTNPDGSIRVEFRIKQSYDEISCYYQPYYCASGDCGYESSQLFGQVDRSSNGRSGYSNTWCQNEAVVIRNVHGNTPFDMQDYSCCWVPTVNYVNSWRLWTHVDLGIRSDTNAPNRSPLTTILPLIRVPQNCPRTYHIMAFDSDGDKVRCRYGLHQNSECDRCDQPSGFHLNQGACTLEYSSTYNTGVYGFELVLEDFPKKHTTLAYSDGSRSYRCPLGSARKKRSVYYTTSYPTSATSTIPYWWWWYHQQTTTLPPTTTEPPTTTELTTTTEASTTTPWWWHLQQTTTLPTTTPWWWNHQQNNVATTTPSWWWWQNQQNTMPPTPVPWWWWFYNQQPTTPPMTTPAWYWPQTTTSHQRSYEPLSKIPLQFSFLVDPPAPSCTEGLYIPHFLSPTPQNGEKIHAAPLRELEIRVKATAAYTTVHDVIISGPLNITKHALSTGEYAIRWTPMRDDLGESFPICFIAEASDGANIYQSDMKCIIVNVGRHNVNAHVTCTGTNMVVEIEQQHSIGLHKDFLRLNDPACTLNSNDTHVSANISLNACGTLIEEDERYIIFKNEIVSTDDLHSIITRKHEVEIEFSCRYEKSNNISMEFTARRNIYTVTEKGFGTLTYNFGLFPTADYTAMMNSYPAEFDLGDRIYMQIESQSTINDTELFVESCVATPYNDPSYPTPYTIIQNGCALDGTVEFYTSHEPTVRFSLEAFKFIGLHDQVFISCSVILCEAYNPFTRCSQGCTNSTVSPPSHHHHRREAAIETASHLISQGPLRLKRSVEREVTSTALNLNLVFIAGCLLAAVGMVCGVLIYRTRRPQIKYQPLQSSEI